A single genomic interval of Coccidioides posadasii str. Silveira chromosome 1, complete sequence harbors:
- a CDS encoding uncharacterized protein (EggNog:ENOG410QDQX~COG:K~BUSCO:2656at33183), with protein MASNSPPESSSQSTFDTCAKGDFQESPRKRRRLSIGFSVNHEPSASVFGPSPPGNPTQESRDYHAVSDVSVAGNTQLDLPERSIAPFLTKHIRDQHAVMNQFEPLAAPSSSRNPNSRYCYRHRPDLKCRRQADEITMDQMQRELHTLSQNDQRSIAHFWALFSAAPSKHRNLMLRGILAQCCFPQLSFLSASVRDLIRIDFLTALPPEISFKILCCLDTASLCKAAQVSRRWRDLADDDVVWHRMCEQHIDRKCKKCGWGLPILDRKRLRDSRRQIQLRATGKDSDRKSATPEAMDADEDYFKTKYRPWKDVYRDRFKVGINWKHGRCTTKIFRGHSNGVMCLQFEDNILATGSYDTTIKIWDTDTGEELRTLHGHQSGIRCLQFDDTKLISGSLDRTIKVWNWRTGECISTYTGHHGGVICLHFDATTLASGSMDNTVKIWNFHDKSTRILRGHADWINSVKIDSLSRTVFTASDDLTVRLWDLDTGNCIHTYAGHVGQVQQVVLLPREFEFEEHDGDDTRSITSTGTSTELEHEHHHHDHNDPEETSLSAPFSLPMSPAFDALFAKDRPAPPRYMVTAALDSTLRLWEVPTGRCLRTFFGHIEGVWALGADTLRIVSGAQDHMTKVWCPRTGRCERTFTGHTGPVTCIGLSDSRLATGSEDSEVRMYSFRC; from the exons ATGGCTTCGAATTCGCCGCCAGAGTCATCTTCGCAGTCGACTTTCGACACCTGCGCCAAGGGAGATTTCCAGGAATCACCCCGAAAGCGCAGGCGCCTGTCTATTGGCTTCTCGGTCAACCATGAACCCAGTGCGTCTGTGTTTGGACCATCGCCGCCCGGTAACCCGACGCAAGAGAGTCGCGATTACCACGCAGTCAGCGACGTCTCAGTCGCGGGGAATACCCAACTTGACTTGCCCGAGAGGAGCATCGCCCCATTCCTCACAAAGCATATACGCGACCAGCATGCTGTTATGAATCAATTTGAGCCATTGGCGGCCCCAAGCAGTTCAAGAAACCCAAATTCCAGGTATTGTTATCGACATCGGCCGGATTTAAAGTGTCGACGACAAGCGGATGAAATTACTATGGATCAGATGCAACGC GAGCTCCATACCCTGTCTCAAAACGATCAGCGGAGCATTGCGCACTTTTGGGCGTTGTTCTCGGCTGCTCCTTCGAAACACCGAAATTTGATGCTGCGAGGCATCCTTGCCCAATGCTGCTTCCCTCAGCTTTCGTTCTTGTCCGCTAGCGTCCGTGACCTTATCCGAATCGACTTCCTGACAGCATTACCACCAGAGATATCATTCAAAATCCTATGTTGTCTTGATACCGCCTCGCTATGTAAAGCGGCACAGGTTTCTCGTCGCTGGCGTGATCTGGCGGATGACGACGTTGTCTGGCACAGAATGTGTGAGCAGCATATTGATCGGAAATGCAAGAAGTGTGGATGGGGCCTTCCAATCCTGGATCGCAAGAGGCTAAGAGATTCACGACGGCAGATCCAACTTCGCGCCACTGGGAAAGATTCAGATAGAAAGAGCGCGACTCCGGAGGCAATGGATGCTGATGAGGACTATTTCAAGACCAAATACCGTCCCTGGAAAGATGTTTACAGGGACCGATTCAAGGTCGGTATCAATTGGAAGCATGGGAGATGCACTACGAAGATATTTAGGGGTCATAGCAACGGCGTGATGTGCCTGCAATTTGAGgataatattcttgctaCTGGTTCATACGACACAACTATCAAGATTTGGGATACGGACACCGGCGAGGAGCTGCGAACACTTCATGGCCACCAATCTGGAATCCGATGTTTGCAGTTCGATGACACGAAGCTTATTAGCGGGAGTCTTGATCGTACAATCAAAGTTTGGAATTGGCGGACTGGGGAATGCATATCCACATACACCGGTCATCATGGAGGGGTTATCTGCCTCCATTTTGATGCCACAACGCTCGCATCAGGGTCCATGGACAACACAGTCAAAATCTGGAACTTCCACGACAAGTCAACACGGATTTTGCGGGGCCACGCTGACTGGATTAACTCGGTGAAAATCGATTCTTTATCACGTACAGTCTTTACTGCATCGGATGACCTGACCGTGCGCCTGTGGGATTTGGATACCGGAAACTGCATTCACACTTACGCAGGCCATGTGGGTCAAGTGCAACAGGTTGTTCTCCTCCCGCGAGAATTTGAATTTGAAGAACACGACGGCGATGATACTCGGAGTATTACTTCTACCGGAACCAGCACAGAGCTGGAACATGAACATCACCATCATGACCACAACGACCCGGAGGAGACGTCTCTCTCTGCACCGTTTTCCCTACCAATGTCTCCCGCGTTTGACGCACTATTCGCCAAGGATCGCCCAGCTCCTCCACGATACATGGTCACTGCCGCTCTTGACTCGACTCTCCGTCTTTGGGAAGTTCCGACTGGTCGATGCCTGAGGACGTTCTTCGGGCATATTGAAGGAGTTTGGGCTCTTGGCGCGGATACTCTCCGAATAGTCTCCGGTGCTCAAGACCATATGACCAAGGTTTGGTGTCCTAGAACAGGCCGCTGTGAAAGGACTTTTACCGGACATACAGGGCCAGTTACATGTATTGGTTTGAGCGATAGCAGACTTGCGACAGGGAGTGAGGATTCAGAAGTGCGGATGTATAGTTTTAGGTGCTAA
- a CDS encoding uncharacterized protein (SECRETED:SignalP(1-25)~EggNog:ENOG410PRK5~TransMembrane:1 (n6-17c25/26o273-297i)~BUSCO:11640at33183), whose protein sequence is MSMMRAIATFINVVHLLGIIRPVVSTDIPGHNLLYRAPSLEASVRQNAFDRASLSSHLVRRAPSPQQMGPPSTPPLNEQQFNETATTACLDALDSVQSVVNPSGMAACYNIPFFNATTGTFAADIRLYQVSPPSDGFAGVPTSQYTLEMMIPAATVSSPDRLASNQSTGPNSPLLLQDFRHIGQLDPRLQIDKLTTGDLRFLLIPNITITARSASNGSFVTALSSDTLSYVSGYLMNEDRSPNNITFPDAAAKVPEIVAAATKFVIPGTAIEIFPIGLIVTAIWTGLFFLTVGLGTLGRMQFRDHFQGRVQMDAARKRGRLFSRS, encoded by the exons ATGTCCATGATGCGGGCCATCGCGACATTCATCAACGTTGTTCATTTACTAGGAATCATCCGACCTGTGGTCTCGACGGATATTCCAGGCCATAACCTCCTCTATCGCGCGCCGTCCCTCGAAGCTAGTGTTCGACAGAATGCCTTCGATCGAGCTTCTCTGTCTTCGCACTTGGTGCGAAGGGCGCCATCGCCTCAGCAGATGGGGCCACCGTCAACGccaccactaaacgagcaACAATTCAACGAAACTGCTACCACAGCCTGTCTCGATGCGTTGGATAGTGTGCAATCTGTTGTGAACCCTTCTGGCATGGCCGCATGTTACAATATCCCGTTTTTCAATGCTACGACGGGGACTTTCGCTGCCGATATCAGGCTCTATCAAGTCTCTCCGCCGTCGGACGGTTTCGCAGGAGTGCCGACGTCACAATATACACTAGAGATGATGATACCGGCGGCAACAGTCTCTTCTCCAGATCGGTTAGCATCGAATCAGTCAACGGGACCGAACAGTCCTCTACTCCTACAGGATTTCAGGCATATAGGACAGCTGGATCCTCGTCTTCAAATTGATAAGCTAACAAC GGGAGACCTCCGCTTCCTCCTAATTCCAAATATAACAATAACTGCTCGATCCGCCTCGAACGGCTCCTTCGTCACTGCCCTATCCTCCGACACTCTATCCTATGTTTCCGGCTATTTAATGAACGAAGATCGCTCTCCGAACAATATCACGTTTCCAGATGCCGCCGCTAAAGTACCCGAGATTGTTGCAGCTGCCACCAAATTCGTTATTCCAGGGACTGCTATAGAAATTTTTCCTATCGGGCTAATAGTGACCGCAATATGGACAGGGCTTTTCTTCTTAACCGTGGGCCTGGGAACGCTGGGGCGAATGCAGTTCCGGGATCACTTTCAGGGCAGGGTACAGATGGATGCTGCGAGGAAGCGCGGACGCCTGTTTTCAAGGTCTTAA
- the ATG17 gene encoding autophagy protein 17 (EggNog:ENOG410PHBJ~COG:O~BUSCO:4726at33183) — MSSSGVDGQFRAASVGDEDQQPNLETLVAHLVAAKRSLSSINHVWRANEIVTAARAALEESVVLSARTGFLHRELEVQLRVLYQIKDEIGQVAHYGREEFSSTLKQLDDVDEKLQQALNVLRETPVEASFLPAGEEPKTLHDFVDEKAVQDLQTVLKDAIDNTNSAQADLDSSNNAFDEDLDSIQRKMSRYRVSTNLLSSSSKLSSSAQPRANIPSPAIIPELLHSLESHAQEMADLLESLVHHFDLCATAVKHTEGGGAAALRITGELPSGLAVGVRLGEGEDQDSPNAPPEPLTESEYQEMLSVIVKDATEAEDVVLEIQDRITEMENILVQIFTERDLLAQSCAGAVDSVQHLDHFFKNKLSSYISQSQVFTSVWKEQRGRMQAGMTDLSDLRTMYVGFLDAYDDLILEVARRKSVRLAVERVLHEARVKLDKLYEDDVRHREAFRVEQGDFLPSDIWPGLGRAPMRVEFKRIFDSKSDIETGAPKEMLTSDGECAQSYSEGPKRTSSTRVEDSQHQREPERTEPGSDSIPDLPKYLIERALVRRKAKIKANRLPATQQVK; from the coding sequence ATGTCCTCTTCGGGAGTCGACGGCCAATTTAGAGCCGCGTCCGTTGGTGACGAGGACCAGCAGCCCAATCTAGAAACCCTTGTTGCCCACTTGGTGGCTGCCAAACGGTCGCTCTCGTCAATCAACCATGTGTGGAGAGCCAATGAAATTGTCACTGCTGCTCGGGCTGCTTTGGAAGAGAGTGTCGTTCTCTCTGCCCGAACGGGGTTCCTCCATAGAGAACTCGAAGTTCAGCTACGCGTATTGTATCAGATCAAAGACGAGATTGGGCAGGTCGCGCATTATGGAAGAGAGGAGTTCTCTTCTACCCTCAAGCAGCTCGATGATGTAGATGAGAAACTCCAGCAAGCTCTAAATGTATTGCGCGAAACACCTGTTGAGGCCTCATTTCTTCCTGCAGGAGAAGAGCCCAAGACCCTGCACGATTTCGTTGACGAAAAAGCAGTGCAAGATTTGCAAACAGTGTTGAAGGATGCAATCGACAACACAAACTCTGCTCAAGCTGATCTAGATTCATCAAATAACGCATTTGACGAAGACCTAGACTCGATTCAACGAAAGATGAGCAGATACCGTGTTTCTACGAACCTCttgtcttcttcatccaaATTGTCCTCGTCGGCACAACCACGCGCCAACATCCCTTCTCCAGCTATCATCCCAGAATTATTACACTCGCTTGAGTCGCATGCACAGGAGATGGCAGACTTGCTGGAATCCTTGGTCCACCATTTTGACCTTTGTGCGACGGCCGTTAAGCATACAGAAGGTGGCGGAGCAGCCGCTTTGCGAATCACAGGCGAGCTCCCGAGCGGGTTGGCCGTTGGTGTTAGACTCGGCGAAGGCGAAGACCAAGACAGCCCCAATGCTCCGCCCGAACCGTTAACAGAATCAGAATACCAAGAAATGCTAAGTGTTATTGTCAAGGATGCTACCGAAGCTGAGGACGTTGTCCTTGAAATCCAAGATCGTATCACAGAGATGGAGAATATTCTAGTCCAAATTTTCACCGAACGGGACCTTCTCGCTCAATCCTGCGCCGGAGCGGTAGACAGTGTCCAGCATTTAGACCATTTTTTCAAAAACAAACTATCGAGCTACATCTCCCAATCCCAAGTCTTTACAAGTGTTTGGAAAGAGCAACGAGGGCGTATGCAGGCCGGTATGACTGACCTGTCGGACCTCCGAACCATGTATGTTGGTTTCTTGGATGCGTATGATGACCTCATCCTTGAAGTCGCTCGGCGAAAGTCAGTCCGACTTGCAGTTGAGAGAGTCCTTCATGAAGCAAGGGTGAAATTAGACAAGCTGTACGAAGACGACGTTCGCCATCGGGAAGCCTTTCGGGTTGAACAAGGTGATTTTCTACCTTCCGATATCTGGCCGGGCCTTGGTCGGGCCCCCATGAGGGTTGAGTTCAAAAGAATTTTTGATAGTAAGTCAGATATAGAAACGGGTGCGCCCAAAGAAATGCTTACTAGCGACGGTGAATGTGCCCAAAGCTACTCCGAAGGACCAAAACGTACATCATCTACTCGCGTAGAAGATAGTCAACACCAACGAGAGCCCGAACGCACAGAGCCCGGTAGCGATAGCATTCCGGATCTCCCCAAGTACCTTATTGAAAGGGCACTTGTCCGGAGAAAGGCCAAAATCAAGGCAAACCGCTTACCAGCAACACAGCAAGTAAAATAA
- the SMC3 gene encoding Structural maintenance of chromosomes protein 3 (EggNog:ENOG410PHGY~COG:D~BUSCO:662at33183), whose protein sequence is MGREERQALLHEGSGSAVMSAYVEIIFDNSDERFPTGKNELILRRTIGLKKDEYTLDRKNATKADVMNLLESAGFSRSNPYYIVPQGRVTTLTNMKDSERLVLLKEVAGTQVYEARRAESLKIMNETNNKIAKIDELLDYINERLGELEEEKDELKNFQEKDRERRCLEYTIYSREQAEIAAALENIENQRQTGVEDTDANRNKFIQGENDIAQIDAEIAERKQQIELLKVERTQLEDDRRDASRVLAQAELQGKSLAEGQSAAQQAKARRETELSTVQNAIKEREAELNKLTPQFNALKEEEEVSKAKLTEAETTRQRLYAKQGRISRFRNKSERDKWLQKEIQDTYTSLSTVKAVRMQTAEEITDLENEIALIEPETEKLRKQFDGRGDAMQSMEQEVQRAKDERDSLMDQRKELWREEAKLDSILSNASQEVDRAERNLSHMMDHNTSRGIAAVRRIKRQYNLDGVYGTMAELFEVSDRYRTAVEVTAGHSLFHYVVDTDDTATKVLEILQKEKSGRVTFMPLNRLKPRPANLPRASDTIPMIEKLQYDSKYEKAFQQVFGRTIICPNLQVASQYARSHGVNAITPEGDRSDKRGALTGGFHDSRVSRLDAMKTLTKWRDELEAKGNRGAEIRRELDKMDQLITRAVGELQKLEQRRQQIQGSNAPLRQEIKSKRDLLHNKADTLEAKRRALKNIEANVNALTDQVNAHEEELSTPFEKALTNDEEARLENLSSAVQDLRRQHSELSSKRSEIETRKSILEVELRENLHPRLDQLIGHYLDGGDDTIQGNLKESQRQIKKQNKELEKLNRRLEQLEDSIEEKNNEASQLEQRKAEIRRELDELSKSIERHQRRMEKSMQKKAALTKQATECSANIRALGVLPDEAFTKFKNADSNTVVKRLHKVNEALKKYSHVNKKAFEQYNNFTKQRETLMKRREELDASHKSIDELIMILDQRKDEAIERTFKQVSREFAKIFEKLVPAGRGRLIIQRKTDPTNRQDDDIDSDEEEARRSVENYVGVGISVSFNSKHDEQQRIQQLSGGQKSLCALALVFAIQACDPAPFYLFDEIDANLDAQYRTAVAQMLKSISEETNGQFICTTFRPEMLHVAEKCYGVSFRNKASTIDVVSREEALKFVEEQKT, encoded by the exons ATGGGCAGAGAGGAGCGCCAGGCCTTACTGCAC GAAGGATCTGGGTCTGCCGTAATGTCGGCCTATGTTGAGATTATTTTTGATAACTCCGATGAACGTTTCCCGACCGGAAAGAATGAGTTAATCCTACGCCGTACTATTGGgttgaagaaagatgaatacACGCTGGATCGCAAGAATGCTACCAAGGCGGATGtgatgaacttgttggaGTCGGCCGGTTTTTCTCGTTCGAATCCGTATTACATCGTCCCCCAAGGTCGCGTCACAACATTGACGAATATGAAAGACTCGGAACGTTTGGTTTTGCTAAAAGAAGTTGCCGGTACTCAGGTTTATGAAGCGCGTCGTGCAGAGTCCTTGAAGATTATGAATGAAACAAATAACAAAATTGCCAAGATCGACGAATTGTTAGATTATATCAACGAACGTCTAGGAGAGTTGGAGGAGGAAAAAGATGAACTAAAGAACTTTCAAGAGAAGGATAGAGAAAGAAGGTGCCTCGAATATACTATCTACTCTCGAGAACAGGCGGAAATCGCCGCTGCACTCGAGAATATTGAGAATCAAAGACAGACTGGTGTCGAAGATACAGATGCGAACCGCAATAAATTCATCCAAGGCGAGAATGATATTGCTCAGATCGACGCTGAGATTGCAGAGCGGAAGCAACAGATAGAGCTTCTTAAAGTGGAAAGGACGCAATTGGAGGACGACAGGCGCGATGCTTCTCGAGTCCTCGCCCAGGCCGAGTTACAAGGGAAATCCCTTGCGGAGGGGCAATCAGCTGCTCAACAAGCCAAAGCTCGCCGTGAAACAGAGCTGAGCACCGTGCAAAATGCCATTAAAGAGCGCGAGGCGGAACTTAACAAGCTTACACCTCAATTCAATGCACttaaggaagaagaagaagtatcCAAAGCGAAATTGACCGAGGCCGAGACAACTCGCCAGAGGCTCTATGCTAAACAAGGCCGAATCTCCAGGTTCAGAAACAAATCGGAGAGAGATAAATGGCTACAGaaagaaattcaagataCTTATACTTCGCTCTCAACCGTGAAAGCCGTTCGCATGCAAACAGCCGAGGAAATAACCGATTTGGAGAACGAAATCGCACTTATAGAGCCTGAGACCGAGAAGCTCCGAAAGCAATTCGATGGACGAGGCGACGCTATGCAATCTATGGAGCAAGAAGTCCAGCGGGCGAAAGATGAAAGGGATAGCCTGATGGACCAAAGAAA AGAACTTTGGAGAGAGGAGGCTAAACTTGACTCGATCTTGTCCAATGCTTCTCAGGAAGTGGATCGTGCGGAGAGGAATCTTTCGCACATGATGGATCATAACACAAGCCGCGGCATCGCTGCAGTACGTCGAATAAAGCGACAATATAATCTTGATGGTGTATATGGAACGATGGCGGAGTTATTTGAAGTCAGCGATAGATATCGTACCGCTGTCGAAGTTACTGCTGGACATAGTCTTTTCCATTATGTTGTGGACACTGACGATACAGCTACGAAGGTATTGGAGATATTACAGAAGGAGAAGTCTGGCCGAGTAACGTTCATGCCTTTGAATCGCCTAAAACCTCGGCCTGCCAACCTCCCAAGGGCTAGTGACACCATTCCTATGATCGAAAAGCTCCAATATGACTCAAAATATGAGAAGGCTTTCCAACAGGTTTTTGGGCGCACAATTATTTGTCCGAACCTTCAAGTTGCATCTCAATATGCACGCAGCCATGGCGTCAATGCCATCACTCCAGAAGGCGATAGGTCGGATAAGCGGGGTGCACTGACGGGTGGTTTCCACGATTCTCGTGTGTCACGCCTTGATGCAATGAAGACTCTGACGAAGTGGCGTGACGAATTAGAAGCGAAGGGAAATCGGGGCGCTGAAATCCGTCGCGAGCTTGATAAGATGGACCAGCTAATCACAAGGGCTGTTGGTGAATTACAAAAGCTTGAGCAAAGAAGGCAGCAGATTCAAGGTAGCAACGCACCTTTGCGTCAGGAGATCAAAAGTAAACGGGACCTTCTTCATAATAAGGCGGATACCCTCGAAGCGAAACGTCGCGCGCTTAAGAATATCGAGGCGAACGTGAATGCCTTGACTGATCAAGTTAACGCACATGAAGAGGAATTATCTACACCATTCGAAAAGGCCTTAACCAACGATGAAGAGGCTCGCCTTGAAAACTTGAGTTCTGCGGTTCAGGATCTTCGACGCCAGCACTCGGAGTTATCGAGTAAGCGCAGTGAGATAGAAACGCGAAAGTCGATTCTAGAAGTTGAATTGCGAGAAAACCTCCATCCTAGGCTTGACCAGCTAATAGGCCATTATCTCGATGGGGGTGATGATACAATTCAAGGAAATTTGAAGGAAAGCCAGCGTCAGATTAAAAAGCAGAACAAAGAATTGGAGAAGCTCAATCGTCGACTAGAGCAATTAGAAGACTCCATCGAAGAGAAGAATAATGAGGCATCCCAACTTGAACAACGTAAGGCGGAAATCAGACGGGAACTTGATGAGCTTTCCAAGTCAATTGAGAGGCATCAACGGCGAATGGAGAAGAGCATGCAAAAGAAGGCGGCGCTAACAAAGCAAGCGACCGAATGCAGTGCTAATATCCGTGCCTTGGGTGTGCTACCTGATGAAGCCTTCACCAAATTTAAGAATGCCGACTCCAATACCGTCGTGAAACGATTGCACAAGGTAAATGAAGCGTTGAAAAAATACTCTCATGTCAACAAGAAAGCCTTCGAGCAGTACAACAACTTCACAAAACAGAGAGAGACGCTGATGAAGCGACGAGAAGAATTGGATGCGTCGCATAAATCGATTGACGAGTTGATCATGATCTTAGACCAGAGAAAAGACGAGGCAATTGAGCGAACGTTTAAACAGGTATCCCGCGAGTTTGCCAAAATATTTGAAAAGTTGGTTCCTGCTGGACGGGGCCGGCTTATTATCCAGAGGAAAACGGACCCTACCAATCGGCAGGATGATGATATTGATTCTGACGAGGAAGAAGCACGTCGTAGTGTCGAGAACTATGTGGGTGTCGGGATCAGTGTCAGTTTCAATAGCAAACATGATGAGCAACAGCGAATTCAGCAACTCAGCGGCGGTCAGAAGA GTCTGTGTGCCCTTGCGCTTGTCTTCGCAATCCAAGCATGTGACCCTGCTCCGTTTTATCTATTCGACGAAATCGACGCCAACCTCGATGCACAGTATCGTACCGCTGTGGCGCAAATGCTTAAGTCAATTTCGGAAGAAACAAACGGTCAATTCATCTGTACCACGTTTAGACCAGAGATGCTCCATGTTGCCGAAAAGTGCTACGGTGTCAGTTTCCGCAACAAGGCCAGCACCATTGATGTAGTGTCAAGAGAGGAAGCGTTAAAGTTTGTGGAAGAACAAAAGACCTAA
- a CDS encoding uncharacterized protein (TransMembrane:1 (i228-247o)) has protein sequence MSHRSSSRGRPPSQGSFRSRSPLSYLSGSDSAGQSLPLQVLSAHNQHEVPPGPFQPRGPSSLASGGAPPSITLPSAAQPLPMPPATAAPGSFVSRAPPSYVTNPAGPASVHAGSQVHSIPPQSRVGSRRGSTALGSRRSTGRGAGGPALNDPLNDLDTVRGPTGVSNPAPSVGHGQVFGGSAVHSHWVGHGPHFGEGRGGALGGVPHHRNRGDEAAQNWDESKKCMKLSAWCFLAALILSAIVIGAIEGSKKG, from the coding sequence ATGAGCCATAGATCCTCATCACGAGGCCGGCCTCCATCGCAAGGCTCCTTCCGAAGCCGCAGCCCATTAAGCTATCTATCTGGCAGTGATTCAGCAGGTCAATCCTTACCGCTACAAGTCCTATCAGCCCATAACCAACATGAAGTACCCCCTGGCCCATTCCAACCTCGTGGTCCATCAAGCCTCGCATCGGGCGGTGCCCCTCCGAGCATTACGTTGCCATCAGCAGCCCAGCCGTTACCAATGCCGCCAGCAACAGCTGCGCCGGGCTCGTTTGTCAGTCGGGCTCCACCAAGCTATGTTACTAATCCAGCAGGTCCGGCAAGTGTCCATGCGGGATCCCAGGTTCATTCAATACCACCTCAAAGCCGGGTAGGTTCTCGTCGTGGTAGTACGGCTCTAGGTTCAAGAAGAAGCACTGGCAGAGGGGCTGGCGGTCCAGCCCTTAATGATCCGTTGAACGACCTTGATACTGTGCGAGGACCAACTGGTGTTTCTAATCCTGCTCCGAGTGTCGGCCATGGTCAGGTATTCGGTGGTTCTGCGGTCCATTCACATTGGGTAGGGCATGGTCCACACTTTGGAGAGGGAAGGGGAGGAGCGCTTGGTGGTGTCCCCCATCATCGCAATCGTGGTGATGAAGCGGCTCAGAACTGGGACGAGTCGAAAAAGTGTATGAAGTTATCAGCATGGTGCTTTTTGGCTGCGCTTATTCTTTCGGCAATTGTCATTGGGGCTATTGAAGGCTCAAAGAAGGGCTAG
- the RIO1 gene encoding protein kinase rio1 (BUSCO:378430at4751~EggNog:ENOG410PG2F~COG:D,T~BUSCO:5791at33183), which yields MASTEATIPQESAPPDRVVVLDQNFDTPPKEILPEGANEKNSEEGLGEEGDEYYDDIFADDLDDEDFFSSNPADYTKSYNRQRRLNEVVADPNAPKSSYPKSNPQKPTVNTHAKIDDQISALSRHATKLRLDDIQSGLGGRASKGAEKSDRATSEQVLDPRTRMLLLQMINRNVISEVNGCLSTGKEANVYHAVSYPDADEGAPVQRAIKVYKTSILVFKDRDKYVTGEFRFRQGYNKSNNRAMVKVWAEKEMRNLKRIYAAGIPCPEPVYLRLHVLAMGFLGNSKGLPAPRLKDVELEDEARWRSLYMELVGYMRTMYQDCRLVHADLSEYNVLYHKHKLYIIDVSQSVEHDHPRSLEFLRMDIKNVSDFFRRKGVDTVPERTLFEFIISSEGPRMLNGSNEPMIDALEKLFATRSDSQDADNAELDTAVFRQQYIPQTLEQVYDVERDVEKLQAGEGEDLVYRDLLANRGKVRTTDEQTSAAIEEGSDESGGVSVSEGESEAEGEAGSLDPFAKKAPRGKRFEDKEAKRDHKRQVKEEKREQRAKKIPKHIKKKLINATKRK from the coding sequence ATGGCTTCGACAGAGGCGACAATCCCGCAGGAATCTGCTCCCCCCGATCGTGTTGTCGTGCTGGACCAAAATTTTGATACCCCGCCAAAAGAGATTCTTCCCGAAGGTGCAAACGAGAAAAACTCAGAGGAAGGGCTTGGGGAAGAAGGAGACGAGTACTACGATGATATATTTGCAGATGATCTCGATGATGAAGactttttctcttcaaatCCTGCCGATTACACAAAATCATATAACCGTCAACGTCGGCTAAACGAAGTAGTCGCAGACCCGAATGCCCCAAAATCGTCCTATCCAAAGAGTAATCCACAAAAGCCAACTGTCAATACTCATGCGAAGATTGATGATCAGATATCTGCGCTTTCACGCCATGCGACGAAACTACGGCTCGACGATATCCAGTCTGGCCTTGGAGGTCGCGCCTCCAAAGGCGCAGAGAAAAGTGACAGAGCGACATCAGAACAGGTGTTAGATCCGAGGACAAGAATGTTGCTATTACAGATGATCAATAGGAATGTTATATCTGAAGTCAACGGATGTCTTTCCACGGGTAAAGAAGCCAATGTTTATCATGCCGTTTCTTATCCTGATGCCGATGAGGGAGCGCCTGTACAACGTGCCATCAAAGTCTATAAGACAAGCATTCTAGTGTTCAAGGATCGAGACAAGTACGTAACCGGTGAATTCAGATTTAGACAGGGATACAACAAGTCAAACAACCGGGCAATGGTGAAAGTTTGGGCAGAGAAAGAAATGCGAAATCTCAAGCGCATATACGCAGCTGGAATTCCTTGTCCAGAGCCTGTGTACTTGAGATTACACGTGCTGGCAATGGGTTTCCTTGGGAATTCAAAGGGTCTCCCTGCTCCTCGTCTAAAAGACGTGGAACTGGAGGATGAAGCCCGATGGCGAAGCCTTTATATGGAACTAGTTGGATATATGAGAACCATGTATCAGGACTGTCGGCTGGTTCATGCCGACTTGAGTGAATACAACGTCCTTTACCACAAACACAAATTATACATTATCGACGTCAGCCAGAGCGTCGAGCATGATCACCCTCGAAGTTTGGAATTCCTCCGCATGGATATCAAGAACGTTAGTGACTTTTTTAGGCGGAAAGGAGTTGACACAGTGCCTGAACGTACTCTTTTCGAGTTTATCATTTCATCGGAAGGCCCTCGCATGTTGAACGGGTCCAATGAACCGATGATAGATGCTCTAGAAAAGCTCTTTGCTACGAGATCGGACTCTCAAGATGCAGACAATGCCGAGCTCGATACCGCCGTATTCCGACAACAATACATCCCCCAAACACTTGAGCAGGTGTATGATGTAGAACGTGATGTTGAAAAACTCCAGGCGGGAGAAGGGGAGGACCTCGTGTACCGCGACCTGCTAGCAAATCGCGGCAAAGTTCGGACAACAGACGAGCAGACGTCGGCAGCCATTGAAGAAGGCTCGGACGAGTCAGGAGGCGTTTCAGTCTCTGAAGGAGAATCTGAAGCCGAGGGAGAAGCGGGATCACTTGATCCGTTTGCTAAGAAGGCACCTCGTGGAAAACGGTTTGAAGATAAGGAGGCGAAAAGGGACCACAAGCGACAGGTTAAGGAGGAGAAGCGTGAACAGCGGGCGAAAAAGATTCCAAAGCATATCAAAAAGAAGCTCATCAATGCTACAAAGAGGAAATAG